In Marinibacterium anthonyi, the DNA window CCACGCAATATGAAATGGTGAATAACAAATTATACTTATTCAGTGAAATGATGTCAGGGCGCATATTCCGGTGACAGATAACAGGAGAGCGACGATGTCCCTTCCGATCAACGGCCTTCACCATGTCACTTCGCTGGCCTCGGATGCCCGCGTGAACAATGATTTCTTCACCGGCACCCTTGGCCTGCGCCGGGTCAAGAAGACGGTCAACTTCGACGCGCCCGACACCTACCACCTGTATTACGGCGATGCCGCCGGCACCCCCGGCAGCGTGATGACCTATTTCCCCTTCGCCCACATGATGCCCGGCCGCGCCGGGGTGGGCGAGGTCGGCGAAACGGTCTTTGCCGTGCCCGAGGGCAGCCTGGACTTCTGGTCCGACCGCCTTGGCAGCACCGACAAGGTGACCCGTTTCGGCGAAACGCATTTGCGCTTTGCCGGCCCCGATGGCGACCGTTTCGCTTTGGTCGAAAGCGCGGATGCGCGCCACGGCTGGACCGGATCGGTCGGCGCGGATGAGGCGGTGCGCGGCTTCAAGGGCGCATCGATCAAGCTGCGCGATGGCGGTGCCACGGGCGAGTTGCTGCGCTTCATGGGCTACGAGGCCGAGGCGACCGAAGGCGATGTCACCCGCTACCGGGTGCCGAACGGCAACGGCGCCGATGTCGTCGACATCGAAGTCCTGCCGGGTGCGCCGCTGGCGCGGCAGGGCAGCGGATCGGTCCACCACATCGCCTTCTCGGTCCCCGACCGGGCGGCGCAGGACGTGGTGCGCAAGGCCATCGCCGACACCGGCTACCAGATCACGCCCCCGATCGACCGCGACTATTTCTGGGCGGTCTACTTCCGTACGCCCGGCGGGGTGCTGTTCGAAGTCGCCACGGCCGAACCCGGCTTTGACCGCGACGAGGCGCCCGAACATCTGGGCGAAACCCTGAAACTGCCGTTCCTGCACGAACGCCGCCGCTCGGCGATCGAGGCCCACCTTGATCCGATCGGCGCGTAAGACCGCCTTCGATTGCTGACTCCAAAGGAGGACAAAGCCATGAACATGATCCACGAGAACATGAACCGGGGGCTGACCCGCAAGGGTTGGGCCGAGGCGCGGCACACCTTTTCCTTCGGCGACTTTCTTGACCCGACGCGCATGGGCTTTGCCCGGCTGCGGGTGCTGAACGAGGATTGGATCGTGCCCGGCGCGGGCTTTGCGCCGCATGACCACGCCGACATGGACATCCTGACGCTGGTCCTGTCGGGGCGCATCCGGCACGACGACAGCCTGGGCAACCGGGCCGAAATCAGCCCCGGCGAGGTGCAGCTGATGCGCGCCGGCAGCGGCATCACCCATTCCGAGGTCAACGCCTCGGAGGAGGAAGCCGCCCATGTGCTGCAGATCTGGCTGATCCCCGACCGGCGCGGCGGCACGCCGGGCTACCAGTCCACGCCGCTGGCCCCCGGCCTTCTGGCGGGTCCGGACGGACCGCTGACGCTCGGCTCGGACAGCACGCTGCGCTACCTGCGCCCGACCGAGGGCGAAGAGACCGCGATCGAGCTGGCCCCCGGACGGGCCGTGTTCGTCCAGATCCTCGACGGCTTTGCCCTCATCGACGGTGAACGCGTGACCGCCGGCGACGGGCTGCAAATCACCACGACCCCGCCCGCCCTGCACTGGCAAAGCGACGGGGCCGCCCTGATCTTCGACATGCCTGCCTGAAAGAGGCCACGATGACTGCCAAGACACCCCAGGGCGCAAGCGCCTGGAGCCCATTTCGCCAGAAGGCCTACCTTGTTCTCTGGGGTGCCACGGTGGTCTCGAACATCGGGACATGGATGAACGACGTGGGCGCCGGTTGGCTGATGACCGACCTGGCGCCCTCGCCACAGATCGTCGCCGCCGTGCAGGCGGCGACAACGCTGCCGGTGTTCCTGTTTGCCGTGCTGGCGGGCGCGGTGGCCGACATCGTGGACCGGCGCAAACTGCTGCTGGTCGTCAATCTGGTGCTGTCGGTCGTCGGCCATGCCGAGGCCGGGATGCAGGCACAGATCCGCGCCCTTCTCGGTACGCCGCCCGAAATCCATCACCTCATCACACCGACGAAAGGTTGATCCCATGAGCTGGAACCCCACCCAGACCCCCGACTGCCCCGATGCCCTGCCCGAAAGCCTCGACTCGATCGACACCCTGATCATCCCGCGCACCCGCGACCTTGGCGGCTTCGTCGTCCGCCGCGCGCTGCCCGCGCCCAAGCGCCAGATGGTCGGGCCCTTCATCTTCTTCGACCAGATGGGCCCGGCCGAATTCCTCACCGGGGGCGGCATCGACGTGCGCCCGCATCCCCATATCGGGCTGGCCACGGTCACCTATCTTTACAAGGGCGAATTCCATCACCGCGACAGCACCGGCGCCGACCAGATGGTCTACCCGGGCGAGGTCAACTGGATGATCGCGGGCGGCGGCGTGATCCATTCCGAACGCACCAGCGAAGACCTGAAGGCGATCACCGTGCCGGTGCTGGTCCTTCACGGCGACGATGACCAGATTGTCCCGATCGCCGATTCGGCGCTGAAGGCCATCGACCTGCTGGCGAACGGCACGCTGAAGACCTATCCGGGATTCCCGCACGGCATGCTGACCGTGAACGCCGATACGCTCAACGCGGACCTGCTGGCCTTTGTCGAAGCCTGACGCGACCGTCCCGGGCTGGATGTCGTCCCGCCCGGGACTTCATATGCCAAAGCACCTTCAGCGAACGGCTTGGGGTGCCACGGCGGGCGCATGACCGCCGCGTGCCCGGTCAGCGTTGTATGACATCCGCCCAATCTGGATGGCGCAACGCCTGCGAACGGACGAACGGACACAGCGGCACGATCCGCTGGCCCTTGGCGCGCGCCTCCGCCACGAGGTGTTCCGCCAGGGCGGCCGCAACCCCGCGACCGCGCATCGTTTCAGGAACATGGGTGTGGTCCGCGATGATCAGCACATCGGACACCTTGGAAATCGTCAGCTCTCCTTCGCCGTCGACACCATCGATGCGCGCGACATACCGCCCCTTCGTCTCGCCATCCTTGTACGAGATCACAATCTCTGCATTCGTCATTTGTTTTTCCAGTTTCCGCTAGATCGAGGCAGTCGCTTTGCGAATGGCCTTTGTGATGCCCAATCTGTGCCGGGCGGGCATGACGATCTTGAATGTTTGCCCCAACACCCGTTTCACGGCGCTCCTTTGCTGGCAGGCGACGCAACGACCTTGATCCGTCGGCTCGATCTCTTTGCCGGGACCGTTCCGCTGTCCGGGCAACACGATGACCTCCGCCAAGGCCGCCATCCGCTCAGCAGCGATTGACGCCATGAAAATGGTCCGGTCGGCAGGGGCGGATGCCGCGCCAAGGACGGGGGACGAAAAGGGCTTGCAGGTGACGATCGCCGGGGCTGGCACAGACGGCCCCGGGGCCGCGATCAGCGATGTGACGCAAACGTCAAATCTGCCTGGCGTCTCGCAATCAGAACGGGGCGCAAACCCGTCGATCCGGTCGCTGTCGCGTGACGTTCACCACCATCGCCCGACGCGGGACAGGGGGGGCGACACGCTGTCCCGGCCCTGCTCAGGCGCAGCATTGACCACAGGGTTATCCACAGCCCTGTCCCCAGTCGCTCGCGGTTGTCCGGGCGCCAGATCCGGTCCGGAACCTGAGGAAAATCGAACTTTTCGCGTCGTCTTGTCTACAGGATCTGCCCGATTTCTTGCTGGTGGTAGAGTTTTCATCCGGGTTATCCACAGGCATCGGTGCAACAAGTGCCCGCCTCTGTGGAAAAGCGGCCCGGGGCACCCGCAATGAATCCCCAGGCACACGCCCTGCCGGCGCCGCCGCCCCAAGGTGACGGGCAAGTGTTACCAGCAGGTAAATTCGCCTCTGTAACCTATTGAAAAATATAGGCCGCCAAAGTGTCCCACGCGTGGGACATCCCCATTCCACATGGCCGTCCCCCACGCCTTCACCCGCCCCAGAGCCCCTCATGATCGGCGATGATCCCGGCCATCCTCTCGGCCCCGAAGCTCCCGTTGTGGCCGCCATGAACCACCCCGACCGCCAGCCCCTTCAGCTTGCCAAAGGTCTCCCGATACGCCTCGATGCTCGTCCCGGGCCCCTCGTAAATCAGGGTCCCGTCATAGATCGCATCGCCCGCAAACAGCGTCCCCGTCCCGCTTTCCCACAGCCCGATCCCGCCCGGCGAATGCCCCGGCAGGTGGATCACCTCAAAGCTCCGGTCGCCCAGATCCACCCGGTCGCCTTCCTCCAGCAGCCCCGTCGCCGCCGCCCCCCTCAACCGATAGCCTGCCGGATCGTAGCCCTCGAACGGCAGCGCATGCAGCAGCACCTCCTCCTGCGGCGCCACGAAGTCCCTGACCCAGTCCGGCAGATCCTTTCGCAGGATCGACGTGATCGCCGACGGCGCCGCCATCTCATCGGCCTCGATCGGATGCACCAGCCGGGTGTCGAATTCATGCACGCCCCCGATGTGATCGATATGGGTGTGGGTCGACACGCAGACGACATCCTTCCCCGGATCCGCCCGCAGGCTGTCCACGAAGGGCCTCAGCGGGATCACCCCGCAGCCGGTATCCACGATCATGTCCCGCTCCGCCCCTTCGACCAGGAACATGTTCGCCCGGATCAGCAGGTGCGCGTGCGGCTCGCAGATCCGCGTCACCCCCGGCGCGACCTTCGTCGAGGAAAACCAGGTGTCGGCAACAGGCAAGGTCATGGGCATGGATCCGCTGGGTCAAATGTCGCGGGCACGCTGGCCGCATGGCCCGGCAGGGTCAAGGCCGGAACCAGGCGGGCCCAGGCGGGGGCAGGGCGGTCGGAAGAAACAGCCATCATGCGCCCCACCGCCGCGCGGCCGCCCGAGGCGCGGGAGCACGCGCGCAAAGCGGCGCCCGAGGGCCGAACAAGCACGCTTCCTGCTGGCCGTGGCGGACATTCTCATTTATACTGAAATCAAATAAGAAACGGGGACTTATCGGCTATGCTGACGCTCAGGCATTATGAACTGCTGGTCATCCTGGCCGAAGAGCTTCATTTCGGCCGTGCCTCCGAACGGTTGGGCATATCGCAGCCGCAGCTCACCCAGCAGTTGAAGCAGATGGAAGAACTCATCGGCACGATGCTCTTTGAACGCAACCGGCGCAAGGTGGATCTGGCGCCGGCGGGGCATTTGCTGCTGCCCGAGGCGCGCGCGGTGCTGCGCCATGCGGTCAAGGCCAATGATGTCGCCATGCGCGTCGGGCAGGGCAAGATCGGAGAGCTGGCCCTGGGATATGTCGGCGCGGCCTCTTACAGCGGCGTGCTGGCGCGGCTGCTGCGGCTGTATCGCGACAAGGCGCCGGATGTGCAGTTGCAGCTGACGGCGATGGACCTGGACCTGCAATTCCCCGAGGTTTCGGCCGGCAACCTGGATGCCGGTATCGTCCGTCTGCCCTTTCCGAACATGCCCGAGAACCTTGTCACCCGGACCCTGCGGCAGGAAAAGCTGTGGATCGCGCTGCCGGGCGAACACCGGTTGAAGGACAGCGACGGCGTGCGGCTGGCCGACCTTGGGGGGGAACCCTTTGTCGCCACCCACCTGCCGCCCAACACCGGGTTTTCGGCGTCGATGCACCGGGCCTGCGCCGCAGCGGGGATCATCCCCGACATCGTGCACCGCTCGCCGCAATTCGCATCGATCGTCAGCCTGGTGGCGGCGGGTCTGGGGGTGGCGGTGGTGCCGGAGGCGATGAAGAACCTTTATGTCCCGGACGTGATCTATCGGCCGCTGATGGATGTGAAAGAAACCGCCAACATTTCGATTGTCTACCAGGCGCACCGGGAAAGCCCGGCGCTGGACCTGTTCCTGTCCTGCCTGGACGGGGTTTCCAACTGAAGGAGAATATCGTGACACAGGAAAGCTTTACGGCTTTTGAAGGGATCTATCACGGCTATCGCCCCGCCGAGGGCGACGCGCCGACCGTGGTGTTTGCCAATTCGCTGGGCACCGATCTGCGGGTCTGGGACCGGGTCGTGGCGCTGCTGCCTGCGGACTGGGGCGTGCTGCGTCAGGACAAGCGCGGCCACGGGCTGAGCGTGGCGGGCGAGGCGCTGAGCATCGAGACGCTGGCCGATGACGTCGAGGTGCTGCTGGATCACTACGGGATCACCGCGTTTGTCGGTGTCGGCCTGTCCGTCGGCGGGCTGATCATGCAGCGGCTGGCGGTGCGCCGGCCCGATGACATGACCCACCTGATGCTGTCGGACACGGCGGCCAAGATCGGATCGCCCGAGATCTGGGATCCGCGGATCGCCACCGTGATGTCCAAGGGCATCGCGTCCATCGGCGATGCGATCCTGGAACGCTGGTTCGCCGCGCCCTACCGCGACACGCAGGATTTCGCCATGTGGCGGATGATGCTGGAACGCACACCGGCCAAGGGGTACGCCGATGTCTGCGCCGCGATCCGGGATGCCGATTACCGCGACGACCTGGCCAGGATCAAGCAGCCGACGCTGGTGGTCGCGGGGGCCGAAGATACGTCGACCCCGCCGGACCTGGTGAAATCGACCGCCGACGGGATCAGTGGCGCGACGTTCCAGACCATCGCCAATGCCGGCCACCTGCCGTGCGTGGAACAGCCCAGGGTCTTCGCCGACCTGTTGATGGGCCACCTGGGCTGAGACCTGGATCAGGACAACAAAAAGGGCCGCGCCATATGGTGCGGCCCTTTTTGCAGATGCGGTGAAGCAAGGTCAGCCGACCGTGACGCCCCCGCAGACGAACAGCGTCTGGCCGGTCACGAACCCCGCTTCCGGCGCGCAGAAGAACGACACCGCGTTGGCCACGTCCGCGCCGGTGCCGACGCGGCGGACGGGGACATGTTCGATGATCTCGCGGGTGCGCGGGGCATCGGGAGGGTTGTTCTTCCAGAAGGCATCGGTGCCGATGGGGCCGGGGGCCACGCAATTGACGGTGATGCCATGCGGCCCCAGTTCCAGCGCCCAGGTGCGGGCCATGGACTGGGCCGCGCCCTTGGTCGCGGAGTAGAGCGTGCGCAGTTCCTTGCCCAGGGTCACGCGGCTGGTGTTCATCACGATCCGCCCGCCGCCCAAAGCCTTCATCCCCGGCAGGAAGGCCTGCGTGCAGATGATCGACGGGCGCAGGTTGACGTGCATCAGCCGGTCGAAATCGTCCAGCGCAACGTCTTCGACAGGGGCGGGGGCCACGATGCCGACGTTGTTGACAAGGCAGGTGACGTCATCGGTCGCGGCGATCCGGGCGGTCAGGGCCCGGGTCGCTTCGGCGTCCGACAGGTCGATCTGGTGAAAGGCGTCCACGTCGGCGGCCACGTCGGCGGCCGGCGCGGTGATGTCCAGCACGATGGTGCGGAACCCGTCGGCCTTCAGGCGCTGGGTGATCGCCGCGCCGATGCCCTGGGCGCCGCCGGTGATGACGGCGGCGCGGCGTTGCTCAAAGCTCAAGAATCGTCCTCGCGGATCGACGATGGGTGGCGGCAGAGCGGCGTGATCTTCATCTCCATGTAGGGATAAAGCGGCAGGCCCATCAGCACCTCGTGCAGGTGGTCGTTGTCGCGGCAGTCGAAGATCGAGGTGTTCTCGTAAAGCCCCGCCTTGCGCCAGATGTGACGCCAGACGCCCGATTTCTGCAGATCCTGGCTATAGGCCTTTTCACGGGCCTTGGTTTCGGCCGCGACCTCGGGATCCAGGTCGGCGGGAATGTTCACGATCATTTCGACTTGAAACAGCATGTCAGTCCTCGTTCAGGGTGTTGCGCCCGTCAAGATAGGCCTTGCGCCAACGGGTCACGAAGACCCTCTCGAACAGGTCGCCTTCGTGGAAAGGGTCGGCCTTGATGAAGGCCTCCGCCTCGGCCCTAGTGTCCACGTCCAGCACGTAAAGCCCGCCGCTGGCCAGGTCGCCCGCATCGTCAAGCTTGGCGCCGCAGGCGAGCAGCAGGTGCTTGTTGGCCTCCAGGTAGTCCAGGTGGGCCGGGCGAAGTTGGATGCGCAGGTCTGCGCATCCGGGTTTGTCGTAGGTTTCAACCATCCATGGCATGGGTCAGGCTCCGGCTCCGAGGGCGCCCCAGATCGAGACCGTCGCCAGGAAGACGACGCCGAGGTAGAACAGCACCATGACCATGTAGCCCATGAAGTCCTTCAGCTTCAGCCCCGAGATGGCCAGCGCCGGCAGAAGCCAGAAGGGCTGTACCATGTTGGTCCACTGGTCCCCGATCTGCACCGCAAGCGCCGTGGCCGGGATGGATGCGCCAAGCTGCTTGGCGGCTTCCATCATGACCGGGCCCTGGATGACCCACTGACCGCCGCCCGACGGGACGAAGAGGTTGATCAGGCCGGCCGAGAAGAAGGACGAGATCGGCAGGGTTTCCGCCGTGGAGATCGACACGAACCAGTTTGCCAGCGTCACGATCAGGCCCGATCCGGCAAGGATCGCCAGGATACCGGCGTAGAACGGGTACTGGATGATGATCCCCGAAACGACCTTGATGCCTTCGCTCAGCGCGGCCAGGAACCGGCTGGGGGTGACGAACAGGGTGATGCCCAGCGACAGGAACAGCAGGTTGATGAAGTTCAGCGTCACGCCGCCGCCATCGACCAGGTACAGCACGATGTAAAGCAGCCCGAAAAGACCCATGCCAAGGCCAAGGATCGGCGAGTGGTTCAGCCGTTCTGCCAGCGTGCGGTCCTTGATCTCGGTGTCCGCGATCGGCAGTTCGGGTTCGGGCGCGGCTTCGATCACGTCCGCCGGGTTCTTCGGGTGCAGCATGGCGTTGAACAGCGGCAGGGTGACCAGAAGGATCAGGTTCATGATGATCAGGTAGGGCGAGAAGATCGTGTCGCTCAGCGGGATCAGCCCGATCGTGTCTTCCAGGAAGTGGCCCGGCGTGTTCAGCAGAAGCGGCACGGATCCCGACAGGCCGACGCCGTAGACGGCAAAGCCCGAATAGCCGGCGGCGATCACCAGCGGATAGTGCAGGCCCTTGACCTTGCGGCCAAGTTTCTGGGCGATCAGGGTGCCCAGCACCAGGCCGAAGCCCCAGTTCAGCCAGGACCCGACGCCCCCCACCAGGGTGGCCAGGATGATCGCGGCGCGGGGCGACGACACGCCCATCACCAGGTAGTCCATCAGCTTGTCGACGGCCGGCGTGCGGGCCAGGATGTAGCCCGCCAGCAGGATCACCGTCATCTGCATGGTGAAGGCCAGCAGGTTCCAGAAGCCGTTGCCCCAAAGGCGGGTCGCCTCGAAGAAGCCGGTGCCCTGGCTGACCATCGCGAAGATGACCGTAAGCGCCGTCAGGATGATGGCCACGACCAGTGGGTCGGGCATGTACCGGCTGACGATGCGCGTGAAAAAGTTCGTGATCGAGTTCAAGATATCCTCCTCCTGTCGGGGTCCCATACCCCGTCAAGTGTTCCTCAGTGATATGTATTGCTAATCACAAATCATTATTTATATTGTCAACCAATTTGTGAGGGGAGCCTGTCATGAGCCGTATCGTGGTTGTCGGCGCCGGGATCATGGGGACCCGCATCTGCCGCCATTTCCTGTCCGCCGGGTATCAGGTCGCGCTGGTGGATCCGACGGCAGAGGCGCTTGAAAAGGCTGGTGAATTCCTGTCAGGCGGGGCTGTGGCGCCGGTCCTGGCGGGGGCGGTGGCCGACCTGGGCGACGCCTGGCGCGCCGCGGAAATCGTGATCGAGGCGGTTCCCGAAATCCTGGAGCTGAAGCACCGGGTGATCGCGGATCTGGAAGCGTTCTTTGGCGACTCGACCGTGATCGCGTCCAACACGTCGGGCTTGCGCACGGCGGAAATGACCCGGGGCATGACCCGGCCGGACCGCTTCCTGATCACCCATTTCTTCAACCCCGCCGACCTGATCCCCGCCGTCGAGGTGGTGCCGGGGCCGGACACGTCCCCGGACGTCGTCACGCGGGTTGCCGCCCTTCTGAACGCGTCGGGGAAGAAGGCGGCGTGCCTCACGGCGGACGTGCCGGGTTTCATCGCCAACCGGTTGCAGCACGCCTTGATGCGGGAATGCTTTCACCTGGTCGACAGCGGCGTCGCCGATCCCGGGACGATCGATATCGTGACCCGCTATTCGCTGGGCGTGCGCATGGCGCTGATCGGCCCGTTCCTGCAACGCGACCTGAACGGGCTCGACACCCACCTGAACATCGCGCGTTATCTCTACGCCGATCTGGACGCGCGCCAGACCCCGTCGCCGGTGCTGGGAGCCAAGGTCGCCGCGGGCGAGACCGGGCGCAAGGCGGGGCAGGGGTTCTATGACTGGGACGGCGAACGGCAGGCCCAAATGGCCCGGATCGAGGAACTTCTTCCGCAGGTGGTGGCATTGTCCGCCGCTGCAGATGATGGGGCGGATGACAATGAAGGAGGATGACAGATGCCGACATGGGTGAACCGGCCCGAGGGCAGCAACTGGGGCGATTTCGGCCCCGATGACCAGCTT includes these proteins:
- the mhqO_1 gene encoding Putative ring-cleaving dioxygenase MhqO — its product is MSLPINGLHHVTSLASDARVNNDFFTGTLGLRRVKKTVNFDAPDTYHLYYGDAAGTPGSVMTYFPFAHMMPGRAGVGEVGETVFAVPEGSLDFWSDRLGSTDKVTRFGETHLRFAGPDGDRFALVESADARHGWTGSVGADEAVRGFKGASIKLRDGGATGELLRFMGYEAEATEGDVTRYRVPNGNGADVVDIEVLPGAPLARQGSGSVHHIAFSVPDRAAQDVVRKAIADTGYQITPPIDRDYFWAVYFRTPGGVLFEVATAEPGFDRDEAPEHLGETLKLPFLHERRRSAIEAHLDPIGA
- the yhhW gene encoding Quercetin 2,3-dioxygenase; its protein translation is MNMIHENMNRGLTRKGWAEARHTFSFGDFLDPTRMGFARLRVLNEDWIVPGAGFAPHDHADMDILTLVLSGRIRHDDSLGNRAEISPGEVQLMRAGSGITHSEVNASEEEAAHVLQIWLIPDRRGGTPGYQSTPLAPGLLAGPDGPLTLGSDSTLRYLRPTEGEETAIELAPGRAVFVQILDGFALIDGERVTAGDGLQITTTPPALHWQSDGAALIFDMPA
- a CDS encoding H+ Antiporter protein, with the translated sequence MTAKTPQGASAWSPFRQKAYLVLWGATVVSNIGTWMNDVGAGWLMTDLAPSPQIVAAVQAATTLPVFLFAVLAGAVADIVDRRKLLLVVNLVLSVVGHAEAGMQAQIRALLGTPPEIHHLITPTKG
- the cpo gene encoding Non-heme chloroperoxidase → MSWNPTQTPDCPDALPESLDSIDTLIIPRTRDLGGFVVRRALPAPKRQMVGPFIFFDQMGPAEFLTGGGIDVRPHPHIGLATVTYLYKGEFHHRDSTGADQMVYPGEVNWMIAGGGVIHSERTSEDLKAITVPVLVLHGDDDQIVPIADSALKAIDLLANGTLKTYPGFPHGMLTVNADTLNADLLAFVEA
- a CDS encoding hydroxyacylglutathione hydrolase yields the protein MTLPVADTWFSSTKVAPGVTRICEPHAHLLIRANMFLVEGAERDMIVDTGCGVIPLRPFVDSLRADPGKDVVCVSTHTHIDHIGGVHEFDTRLVHPIEADEMAAPSAITSILRKDLPDWVRDFVAPQEEVLLHALPFEGYDPAGYRLRGAAATGLLEEGDRVDLGDRSFEVIHLPGHSPGGIGLWESGTGTLFAGDAIYDGTLIYEGPGTSIEAYRETFGKLKGLAVGVVHGGHNGSFGAERMAGIIADHEGLWGG
- the hcaR_1 gene encoding Hca operon transcriptional activator gives rise to the protein MLTLRHYELLVILAEELHFGRASERLGISQPQLTQQLKQMEELIGTMLFERNRRKVDLAPAGHLLLPEARAVLRHAVKANDVAMRVGQGKIGELALGYVGAASYSGVLARLLRLYRDKAPDVQLQLTAMDLDLQFPEVSAGNLDAGIVRLPFPNMPENLVTRTLRQEKLWIALPGEHRLKDSDGVRLADLGGEPFVATHLPPNTGFSASMHRACAAAGIIPDIVHRSPQFASIVSLVAAGLGVAVVPEAMKNLYVPDVIYRPLMDVKETANISIVYQAHRESPALDLFLSCLDGVSN
- the catD_2 gene encoding 3-oxoadipate enol-lactonase 2; translation: MTQESFTAFEGIYHGYRPAEGDAPTVVFANSLGTDLRVWDRVVALLPADWGVLRQDKRGHGLSVAGEALSIETLADDVEVLLDHYGITAFVGVGLSVGGLIMQRLAVRRPDDMTHLMLSDTAAKIGSPEIWDPRIATVMSKGIASIGDAILERWFAAPYRDTQDFAMWRMMLERTPAKGYADVCAAIRDADYRDDLARIKQPTLVVAGAEDTSTPPDLVKSTADGISGATFQTIANAGHLPCVEQPRVFADLLMGHLG
- the hdhA gene encoding 7-alpha-hydroxysteroid dehydrogenase translates to MSFEQRRAAVITGGAQGIGAAITQRLKADGFRTIVLDITAPAADVAADVDAFHQIDLSDAEATRALTARIAATDDVTCLVNNVGIVAPAPVEDVALDDFDRLMHVNLRPSIICTQAFLPGMKALGGGRIVMNTSRVTLGKELRTLYSATKGAAQSMARTWALELGPHGITVNCVAPGPIGTDAFWKNNPPDAPRTREIIEHVPVRRVGTGADVANAVSFFCAPEAGFVTGQTLFVCGGVTVG
- the catC gene encoding Muconolactone Delta-isomerase; this translates as MLFQVEMIVNIPADLDPEVAAETKAREKAYSQDLQKSGVWRHIWRKAGLYENTSIFDCRDNDHLHEVLMGLPLYPYMEMKITPLCRHPSSIREDDS
- a CDS encoding YciI-like protein, yielding MPWMVETYDKPGCADLRIQLRPAHLDYLEANKHLLLACGAKLDDAGDLASGGLYVLDVDTRAEAEAFIKADPFHEGDLFERVFVTRWRKAYLDGRNTLNED
- the atoE gene encoding Short-chain fatty acids transporter — its product is MNSITNFFTRIVSRYMPDPLVVAIILTALTVIFAMVSQGTGFFEATRLWGNGFWNLLAFTMQMTVILLAGYILARTPAVDKLMDYLVMGVSSPRAAIILATLVGGVGSWLNWGFGLVLGTLIAQKLGRKVKGLHYPLVIAAGYSGFAVYGVGLSGSVPLLLNTPGHFLEDTIGLIPLSDTIFSPYLIIMNLILLVTLPLFNAMLHPKNPADVIEAAPEPELPIADTEIKDRTLAERLNHSPILGLGMGLFGLLYIVLYLVDGGGVTLNFINLLFLSLGITLFVTPSRFLAALSEGIKVVSGIIIQYPFYAGILAILAGSGLIVTLANWFVSISTAETLPISSFFSAGLINLFVPSGGGQWVIQGPVMMEAAKQLGASIPATALAVQIGDQWTNMVQPFWLLPALAISGLKLKDFMGYMVMVLFYLGVVFLATVSIWGALGAGA
- the mmgB_1 gene encoding putative 3-hydroxybutyryl-CoA dehydrogenase, with the protein product MSRIVVVGAGIMGTRICRHFLSAGYQVALVDPTAEALEKAGEFLSGGAVAPVLAGAVADLGDAWRAAEIVIEAVPEILELKHRVIADLEAFFGDSTVIASNTSGLRTAEMTRGMTRPDRFLITHFFNPADLIPAVEVVPGPDTSPDVVTRVAALLNASGKKAACLTADVPGFIANRLQHALMRECFHLVDSGVADPGTIDIVTRYSLGVRMALIGPFLQRDLNGLDTHLNIARYLYADLDARQTPSPVLGAKVAAGETGRKAGQGFYDWDGERQAQMARIEELLPQVVALSAAADDGADDNEGG